CATTTTTAGAAACATAATTTACCTCGACCACATATGTCACATAGAtgtggtttttctcccgtgtgcaCCACTTTGTGACGGTGGACATCCCCTGATGCAGTGAACCTATGGGAGGTTGAGGACATTGCATGTGACATACTTGACGTGACatcaaaatgacaatttaattcATGCTTTGCAAGCAAATAAATAGTACTAAAAATAAGTTGTTGcgactttcagcttgtcccgtcacAGACCACCACAACTGGCTGATCCCATTTCTTTATTTACAACTTCTACCTCTTTATGCGTCTGTTCAAATGTTAGCGCCTCAAACCTGAAATTCCATCAAGGAGACAACAGAGGCCACAGGAGGatcaaatgtttggaaaaattagacgACCGTTCCTCGATGGCGTAATTTCAAGATGACATCACATCATTGACGTGTGTCACAAATCAAACGTCTTTGTGCCTCAATTATTACTATCACAACAAATGTCCACTTTATTCAAATAGGATCAACACTGTTACTCAAATAGGATCAACACTGTTACTCCCACTCAGAACTTTGCAGATGCAGACACAATTGAGACTGGTCTTGGCCAGCACAACACACATCCCTGCCCCCTCTGTGCATTTCTGACTTGAATTTTGTATAGTGTTAATACGTTCCCTATGTATTACCTGGAATGTAAAGATTTAGTACaaccatcaaaataaaaaatgaaaaattgggcCAAATGCATTTGACAATATCATAGCCTAAATTACAGACCTTGATCACACAGTAACCATGTCATTCTAAACACTGCCCAAAATCAAACATACAGgaaaatgtgtatatatttaaaataaaatggacaagGAATGAcaaacttcaaatacttggggtcaacaatagagagcaatggagagtgtggtaaagaagtgaagaaacgggtccaagcagggtggaacagttggcaaaaAGTGTCTGTTGTTCTATGCGactgaagagtctccgctaggatgaagggcaaagtttagaaaacagtgctgaggccagctatgatgtacagatgagagacggtggaactgaagaaagaacaggaagtacaactggaggtagcaaaaatgaagatgctgaggttctcacttggagtgaacaggttggataggatcagaaacgagctcattagagggacagccaaagttggatgttttggagacaaagtttgacagagcagacttcgatggtttggacatatccagagggacgagagtgagtatattggtagaagggtgctgaggatggagctgccagggaaaagagtgagaggaagaccaaagaaaaggttgatggatgtagtgagggaggacatgaggggagtgggtgttagagaggaggatgcacgagataggcttagatgaaaaaagacgACACAAtgtgccgacccctaatgggagaagccgaaaggaaaagaagacaaggaAGGACAAAAACAGAAGATTAACCATTTCATTTGAAGTCATTCTCTGTGTACAATCCAGCTGGTCCGCTCCCATTGTTAGACGTCACTCTCGAGGAGCCAAAAGACTTCTGCACAAGATGCACCAGTAGGTAGTCCCTTGATTTAAACTAGCCAGTGGAACCTCCTCATTGTTCGATCCCCGCACCATGATGCACATTCAAAAACTCAGATAAACCTTAATATGGTGGTGTGAGAAATCCTTTTCCGTCGCTTTTGAAGTCGTAAGGAACGCCGAATGATGCAATTAAGAGAAATGAGATCCACCAGGAGAGTcactctcatatttgtttggcaaagttaaTATGTCAGGTGCCCTTCTGACACAATCGTGCAAACCAActtaatgtttcattttatattcCGTTGTTTGCTAAATGTTACCTAtcttaaaagagaaaaaaaataacaaaatgtactaaaaaatatgtttgtgttACCTTTTGCCACATAACTCACAGATGTATGGTTTCTCTCCGGAATGTCGTCGCAAGTGTGTCTGTAGATTTCCTGCCTGCgagcaaaaaacaaatatggcatttcagtcaaacaaaaaagcaaatccTAAAGCTATTTGCGATTTGATAATACCTGTGAAAAGTTCTTCCCACAAATGTTACATTCAAAGGGCTTCTCACCTGTAGCGAGCAAAAACAGGAACATGAGAACATATATCTGTAGCACCATAGTAAATTAGACAGATGAGAGACAAAGTACCTGTATGAGAGCGTTTGTGCATCTCCAGGTTGCTTGGATGCTTGAAGATTTTTCCACACACGTTGCAGGAATATTTGTGGGCCGTATGCTGTGGTGTTTCAGGCAAGGACTGCAGTCCTTGCTCCTCAAGGTTTTTAGGGTGCGGTCTTGGATTTTCAGCATCTGACGGTGTCTTAGGTGCGTCTTCCCTGACAGTGACAAGGCTTTCAGTAGGAGTTTCTTGAGTCCCAATCTGGACCACAGAAACAACTTGCCGATTGTCTTTGGGGCAGTTGAGGATGGGCTCGCTGACTGATTCCGCAAACATTTCCTCCAAAGCCTTTTGACAACGCAGGTAGTTGTATTTCTTCAGATACAATGTTTTCTTTGGCCGCACTGGCCCACTGAGGATGGGATCAGCATGGTCAGAGCTGGGGGTGTTTAAACTATCTGAGGGTGTCAGTGCTGACACATGATTCTTGTCAGTTGCCATGGATGTGCAAGGAGGGTTGGGCTGAACTCTGTTTCCTGAGCATAAATGGGAGTCGTTGCCTCCCTGGTTGAGCCCAAGTTGACACTGCGAGTCCTCCACGACAACTGAAGGGCCTGCACCCTGATTTGAGGCCTGAATTGCACTTTGTTTGAAGTACTGCTTACTGTAGAAATTCCGAAGCTTGTAACCATATACCAACTGTTTTTCTACGGGGGCCTGGGTGTTGCTACCTGACTCACTTGAACTGGTGTTAGGCACAGAAATACGCATTCGTTTGGTTTGCTCCATAAAGCCAGGTCTTGGTACTTCAGCGGGACAGTGGAGGTCAACATCATTAGGCAGGCTGCTTCCTAGGAGGCAGTCATGCTCTGAAGTCAGCATGGCTGGGAGGGGAAACGACGGGATTTCCACCTGTGGGGGGCAAGGCTTAAGGAAAGTGTTACACATGCTTTGGACGTTTGGAACTTGCAAACACTGAGCCATGTTGAGGAGCGCTTGTACATTATCTTGGTTGATGTCAAGATGGGAGGTGTACATGTAGTCCAATATTTGACCAATGCTACTGACATCTTGGATAACCAAGTTGAACACTTCATTTTTCTGACTGGGAGAATTCTGGAATAAGGATCTGGGGAAATCAAAGAAGCAAAATGATTTGTTATTTGTCTGCACTTCAATTGGTCATTTTCATAGTATTCATATTTAGTAGATACTTGTACATGGTCAAAAAGTCACTTAAAAAGCAAAAGGTTGTAATGATAGATTTGGACATTTGGGAAGAGTACTAACTCTCTGTACTGAACTAAAATTagtcaaatactgtacttcagTGTAAGTAAAAACATACAGACTCTGCATGACTTAAatacaaaagtttttttcccttGGCATTATGGAAAGATAATTTCTAGCTGTCAATTTACACTGGacaaaaatacaagtacaacaCTTGTCTTAGCTgggtagcacatctgcctcacagttctgtgcgCCTGGTTtgaaatctggcctcacctgtgtggagtttacatgttctccctgtgcctgtgtgggttttctccaggtagtctggtttcctcccacatcccaaaacatttgtgtggtagt
This portion of the Syngnathoides biaculeatus isolate LvHL_M chromosome 10, ASM1980259v1, whole genome shotgun sequence genome encodes:
- the zbtb49 gene encoding zinc finger and BTB domain-containing protein 49; its protein translation is MDTLSSHSSYLLQQLQEQRIQGMLCDCMLVVKGVCFKTHKNVLAAFSSYFRSLFQNSPSQKNEVFNLVIQDVSSIGQILDYMYTSHLDINQDNVQALLNMAQCLQVPNVQSMCNTFLKPCPPQVEIPSFPLPAMLTSEHDCLLGSSLPNDVDLHCPAEVPRPGFMEQTKRMRISVPNTSSSESGSNTQAPVEKQLVYGYKLRNFYSKQYFKQSAIQASNQGAGPSVVVEDSQCQLGLNQGGNDSHLCSGNRVQPNPPCTSMATDKNHVSALTPSDSLNTPSSDHADPILSGPVRPKKTLYLKKYNYLRCQKALEEMFAESVSEPILNCPKDNRQVVSVVQIGTQETPTESLVTVREDAPKTPSDAENPRPHPKNLEEQGLQSLPETPQHTAHKYSCNVCGKIFKHPSNLEMHKRSHTGEKPFECNICGKNFSQAGNLQTHLRRHSGEKPYICELCGKRFTASGDVHRHKVVHTGEKPHLCDICGRGFNNLSNLKEHKRTHATDKTFTCDQCGKSFNTHRKLLKHKACHGGEKPHCCNTCGKCFISSGDLRRHLRSHTGEKPYHCKTCGKSFTRSAMLRKHSNKHCKGGPVDGAITDNSDRNRSSDRTVSLTKAICQSDATNRQPFFCLMPHAGPEKPSPPTPSPPTPHVETPPLSIQLSPASTPTSLPELRLLVPHYLLASSHQEKNIALQGPDHMKLTKSHVSQEVEDGPYVENGEMGRGLFGKPYLPVQDNYCATRSHSGSYRSSEGNFISSVTLWGLAMKTLQNDNDMDQ